The DNA segment CCTTGGAACAGCTCGTCTGGCATCAAGTCATAGCTCTCTCATCtactagctgagtgaccttgggcaagttatttaatttctctgtacTCCCTGTTTCCTAATGTGTAAAATaacacctccctggtggtccagtggttaagaatctgcctggcaatgcaggggacagggttccatccatggtctgggaagatccacttGCCACCAGGCAACTAAGCTCCTGCAGCACAATTACTGACCCCCATGAGCTCTAGAGCCTCTGCTCTACAACAAAAGTAGCCATCACAActagaagcccacacaccacaattaaGGGTAGCcctcactgcaactacagaaagatcaaatgcagcaatgaagacagtgcaacaaaaattaattaactaaacTAACTTCTAAAGTAGAGTCAACAGAAATTACTACATCATAGGGATACTGTAAGGCTGcttttagttgctaagccgtgtccaactcctgcgaccccatgggcagtctcctctgtccgtgggatttcccaggcaagaatactggagtgaattgccgttttcttctccaggtaatctttccaacccaggaatcaaactcagatctcctctatggcaggcagattctttaccaactgagctacgagggaatcCCTACTgtaaggttaaatgagataaactATGCAACATGTTTACAATAGCACTTAGCacataattgggcttccctgatggttcagagggtaaagaatttgtctgcaatgtggAGAatcctagttcaatccctgggttcagagaatccctggagaaggaagtggaagcctactccagtatcctcacctggctaatcccaaggacagaggagcctggcaagctacagtccatggggtcacaaagagtcagacatgactgactgactattaatttaacttttttcacataattaatattatacatatatttgtataattaatAGTTTGCtataattaatattataattttatattattattatattataattgtAATTATCATATAATTAAcgttatacatatatttgacttttttttatttctgaatctCTCTCATCTCAAGAAGGCACATTGCTCTACAAGAAGCatctctcgctctctctcacacacacacaccctctgcaTCATCAGTTTcatccatttttctagatttatttCATGAGCATAAAAACATTTCCTGTATTctcctatattttaaaaaagagtaaaagtATTATTAAGGAGTGCCACTTCCATCAGTATACACTTTATATAGTTTTGACTTTAAGAAACGTAAttctacatatttaaaaataaaatatcatatctGCCAAGCAGATAATTTACCCTCTTTTTATTAATACCATTTCTATTTTTACTCAGCTTTTCTTTCAATGTAATATTAAGACCAATGCCCAAATATTACATGGCCACTCAGGGTCTGGGAAATAGCCATACTAAATAGTTGTTCTTGAAATAACCTAATAGTTATATTGGTCTATTCAGCTATTCATGTTCATTTACTGTTCCAGGCCTCCACTACCCGATAGAGTAGCCACCAGCCATGTATGGCCATTGACCACTTGAGATGTGGTTAGTCCAAACTGAGTTGTGCCATAGCTGTAAAATGCACATCAGATTTCaagacttagaaaaaaaataggtaaaatataCTCCTTCTATTTTATACTGAATGCAtgtttaaatgttaatatttttgatatatggagttaaataaaatacattataaaaattaagCTCACCTGTCTGTTTTTATATTCTTAATGGTACAaccagaaatttttaaattacaaatgtgGCTCACATAAATTTTTGTTGCACTGTACTGTTTtaggttttcaatttttttcacattggggaattgtaaaaaaaaaaaaaggaactactCATGAGACAAAttaatttgttttgtaaatatcttTCACTCTCTTTTCAATAAAACCCTCAACTATGTTTGAAGCGTATGCTCCCTGAGTCTGAGAAAATGAAGCTCTTTTTAGTCTTTGTGAAGTGAATAGTATCAACTCTCACCAAATACATATTTGCTGGCATGCATTGCCAGGTATCAtaacaggaaaaaagaacattAACCTGGATTTATGAAGCAAATAGTGAAGATAGGTGATACAGGCACTGGAAGAgggaagatatttttttaatggaatgttTACCAGTGGTAATTGAGATAAATGATTTAAAGATATAGATAGACACATATGAACATATAGATAAATGCGAGACagacaaagagagagaaggagaggtagagagagagaaattaggaaGTTTTCCCCATGTGTCAATCAAATCATTGTACATGGGATTGCACCAACTCAATGAAGCATAAATGAATCCTGCCCACATTTTCAATTGGGAAAAGTTCATGAATTCTATAGATAATCCCAGAAATAACTAGTTCTCTTAACAAAGTATCAGAAACAAATACTGAAACtagtaattactttttttttactatataaatAATCACAAGCATCTTCTCTATAAATTACCAATGGAAACATGCCTGGCTTGAAAACATCCCAGTACTTAACTTTGATATTCTTCATTATTTCACCAGAAAGCTATGCCACAAATGATATTTGTCAACTTCATGGTTTAACAAAAACATACTAGTAGGGTCATCTAAATGCATTCCTAGTCCCTTACCCCCAGAACCTATACTCACTGTATATACACATCtttctaaaattataaagaaataccaTCCTATTTTAAAACTTGGATATATTTCTGTGCATTGTAGGTAGCTGAAAGGATGCTAAAGTTCAAAGAGCAAGGAGGAGTTAAGAAGCCTCTCTTGCTCTGCAAAAATGGGCACTCTGATTGTCACTGGACAAACAGGTTactcttttatttccttcatcaGCAACAGGAGTGCAtaaaacaactaaataaaaaaGTCCTTAGAGGCCCTGACTCAATGCACTAGTGAATTCACTCGagtgaatttaaaatataacttactctgccaaaaaaaaatcccaagctAAGCACCAATGAGGATAATTTCTGTAGAGAGAAAAGCATAATATAATAGTAACAAATTCAgttcaagaataaaaataagaattccatggagaaaagacagtctcttcgataaatggtgctggggaaacctGACAGGTACATGTAGAAGAATGATATTGAAACACTCCCTAATACCATGCacaaaagtaaattcaaaatggattaaagacctaaatgtaagacctgatactggcaggcagattcttttaccattgagccaccagggaagcccttgataccAGTAGATTGTCATAAGTAACATATGTGTATTGTAATACCCAAAGTAACCACTGagaaaattatacaaaatgatatgatcaaaaatcttgaatTAGTAAAAACTGAATCTTAAAATGTGTTCAAACAATCTACATAAgtgcagaaaaagacaaacaagaagcaaaggaaataaacagaaacaaataaaagacAGATAAATCTGAATAcataattatcttaaatataaatggtttAAATACATCACTTGAAAGGAAGAAATTGGCAGAGTGGATTTATTCCTAAAAATTACCCAAATATGTAATGTTATTAGAAACTCAACAATATGCATAGATTGAAagtaaatgataaagaaaaatatatcatgaaaaaatcaagaaaaaactgGCATGGCTATATTAATATTAAGCAAAGTAGAAGCAAATAAAATTGCAAATGGGAAGTAAAGGgaaattacataatgataaaagcaTCAATCGACCAATCCACCTCGCTTTATTTATTATTGCATTTATCATCATCTCACTTATTTTATGGgcgtcctggtggctcagatggtaaagaatctgcctgcaatgcagaagacctgggttcaatccctgggttcggaagatccactggagaagggaaaggctacccactccagtgttctggcctggggaattccatagacagaggaacttggtgggctacagtccatgggattgcaaagagtcggacatgactgagtgactttcactttcacttactttatATTTACCTGTGGATTCATTTATTGTCCCTATGCTACATCTAGGCAGGGACTTCAGTGGCTTTGTTGATAGCTGTatgttgtcgttgttgtttagtagctaagtcatgtctgactctttgtgatcccaaggattatagcctactaggctcctctgtccatggaatttcccaggcaagaatactggagtgggttgtgatttccttctccatgatagCTGTACATCCAGTGCCTAAAATGTTAGTTGCACATGGtattgaagctgcagctccaatactttttccacctgatgcgaagaattgactcattggaaaagaccctgatgctgggaaagactgaaggcaggaggagaaggggatgacagaggatgagatggttggatggcatcatcgacttgatggacatgagtttgagcaagctcagggagttggtgatgaacagggaagcctggcatggttcagtccatgggatcacaaaaagtcagacacaactgagtgactgaactaactgacatggtaagtactcaacaaatatttgttgaattaataaaaGGGTTAGCTTATTATCTATTGAGATCTGTTCTTTAAGATACAAGTCACCAATCACTTTAAGTTCAAGTGCTTTAAATGCTTAGTTACACTATGAACTAAAATATTCCAACATCAAGTTAGAAATGACCAAATGTTTTGATTCTTCTTACAGCTTCTCATGCAAACAGAAACTTCTgacatttgggagaatggcattgaaacatgtataatatcatataagaaacgaattgccagtccaggtttgatgcaggatacaggatgtttggggcaggggcactgggatgacccagagggatggtatagggagtggggtgggagaggagttcaggattgggaacacatgtacacccgtggcagattcatgttgatgtatggcaaaaccaatacaatattgtaaagtaattagcctctaattaaaataaataaattttaaaaaataaataaataaaatgcttcctgaaaaaaagagttaCCATTTCCAAAATAACTGTCTTCCATCAGTCACATTTACCTCAATCACTTCTTTATCACACAATCTATCATACTTCTTTCTTAAACTTAAGAAAGAAATGTAGCCTTTCCAAATAATTCATTATTGAATAATTTCCTCCATGGATCACTTCCCAAGTAGATTTCCACCTCTTGCTCTCCTTGTCTTTATGCTGATTGTTGTTCTCAAATCCCAAGCCTGCACAATCTGCAGCCTAGACTGACACATCGATGAGCTAGAACCTGTCCCTCAGCTTAACTTCCGCTCCCTCTGCTTTCTAGCTAAGAATGAATATCTAGGGAAGAgattcctttcttattttttttaactttttattttgtattggagtatagccagttaacaatgtggcaacagtttcaggtgaacagcagaaggcactcagccatacatgtacatgtatccattctcccctaaactcccctagGAAAGAGATTCCCTCTGATCTAAGAGTATTTGAAATCTGTCAGGTCCAATGAGTTTCCAATGATAACTTtggatttcttctctttaaaCACATTTGAAAGAAGCAACTGAACTGTTGCCAAATAGACTTATATAGTAATTCCctcatcagagaaaagaaaatgggaaatattCATGAGACATGTGTGCGTATGTTTTGtcactctgactctttgcgaccccatggactgtgagccaccaggctcctctgtccacgggattctctaggcaagaatactggagtgggttgccatttccttctccaggggatcttctccacccagggatcgaaccaaggtctcttgcattgcaggcggatgctttaccatctgagctactagggaaggccATATGTCAGACATATTATGTaatatggttggatagcatcacagactcaatggacctgagtttgagcagactctgggagatagtgaaggatgaggaaacctggcatgctgcagtccatggggttgcaaagagtcagacacaacttagggactcaACAAATACTATGTAACAGACACACTTAACAATGATCGTCCTATTTAATGGGCTTTATGATCCCCATTTTATAGTAGAGGAAAGTGAGAATCAGAGAATGAAGTTTCTTATGTTGATTATTAATAATCAAGATCGAGTTGATTATTGTGTTAGAGTTGGTGAGACCACATTCCTTCCCTTGGCCCCACAGTTTTGTGAGAATTATGCACAACCCAATACGAGCAGCCATGTGTAAGACATATGTGTAATGGGTAACTTGTCCCTAATTCTGGCATTTTGTTCCCAAGGCTAGCTTTGTTTTTTCTggtgtttgttcagttcagttcagttcagttcagtcactcagtcgtgtctgactctttgcgaccccatgaatcgcagcatgccaggcctccctgtttgtaTACTGATATTAATTAGTGATTCATCTGATGAATTAACCGCTACGAAGTTGTCTTTGGGTGGCAAAGGTTTAGCCCTCCCAggtaatatacacatattttccaAAGTTCCTCTCCTTAAACTGGACATTTGCAAGTGTGTTCTCAGAAGCAACCCACAGGTCAATGTGGGCTCTGCTCTCCCTCAGTCTGAGCACtccatttttatctgttttacatttgGTTTATGCATACActccaaaaaatgaaaattactgcTTATTGTCTTCAGCCAGTAGTGTCTATAGGCTAATTACAACCAGGCTGATGGTGCTTAGAAAGTGTGAGTTTTCAGGACATTCATGACTTGCAAATGGTTCCAACTAGGCTGTTTGTCCATGGCCAAGTCCAGCTATGCCCACCCAATTGGAAAGTCAAATTCTATGATTCCATAGCCTCCCTCTTCCCTGAAGCTGATGAGaatatagaagaaagaaaattacgaACTATTCTAGAAGTTCAGAGGCAGCTGCTGGAAGCATTCCTTTAATAACTCATTCCAAAAGCTATTTAAACATCATCTATGAGGcatgtatttatttcatattagCACTGGGGAGAGTACCATGTGGGAAAATAATGACAACTTTTCtatgcagggcaaaagagactggCAAGGACCCAACACCATTCAGTTGGGCCACTGGGCTGGGTCATATTATCAGAGGAAAAGTTcatctccttttgtttttttcagattccatctGTCCATTTCAGAGTTCCTCTTCCTTTATCACCTTTCATCACTATCACTTTTCTACATTGAGATAAACTTTttcagcaatgaaaaataaaactgtgttGACTGAGTTCATCCTGCTGGGTCTAACAGATGTCCCTGAACTCCAGGTGATGGTTTTCATCTTTCTGTTCCTCACCTATTTACTCAGCATCATTGGAAATCTGACAATGCTCATCCTCACCTTGCTGGACTCTCATCTTCAGACCCCCatgtatttctttctccaaaacttCTCCTTCTTAGAAATTTCCTTCACAAGCATCTTCATTCCCAGGGTCCTGATCAGCATCACAACAGGGAACAAGAGCATCAGCTTTGCTGGCTGCTTTGTTCAGTATTTCTTTGCCATATTCCTGGGGGCCACAGAGTTTTACCTTCTGGCTGCCATGTCCTATGACTGCTATGTGGCCATATGCAAACCCTTGCATTACACAACCACCATGAGCAGCAAAGTCTGCACCCAACTTGTCATCTGCTCTTGGCTGGCTGGGCTAATGGTTATTATACCACCAATCACTCTAATGAGTCAGCAGGACTTCTGTGAATCCAATCGGCTGAATCATTATTTCTGTGACTATGAGCCCCTTCGGGAGCTCTCCTGTTCAGACACAAACCTCATAGAGAAGGTGGTCTTTCTTGTGGCATCGGTGACCCTGGTGGTCACGCTGGTGCTAGTCATTCTCGCCTACACGTCCATTATCAGGACTATTCTGAAACTCCCCTCTGCCCATCAAAGGATAAAAGCCTTTTCCACCTGTTCTTCCCACTTGGTTGTCATTTCTGTCTCTTACGGAAGctgcttcttcatttttattaagcCCACAGCAAAAGAAGTGGACACATTCAACAAAAGAGTAGCTCTGCTCAGTACCTCAGCTGCACCTTTGCTGAACCCCTTCATTTACACCCTAAGGAATCAACAGGTAAAACAAGCCTTCAAGGATACAGCCCGGAAGCTCGTGAATCTTAAAGAATTTCAGAATTAAAGCCTTAATGGATGAGTCCTTACTATGTACCAAACTCTCTGCCAATTACTAGGCTTCCAATATACAGTTAAACTACAGGCCAgtgagaaaaactggaaaataaataaattataacctGTAAGTGTTCATATAAAGAAACTATTACACTTTATCAATGAAAAAGCAGTTCCACCTGAATTAGTGAGTAGATAAATGTTTTCAGAGGGAGTGCCATTTTGAACTCAGTCTTAACAAGTAGGAACAGGTCAAGCAAGTAAAAATAAGAGGAAGAAACTTGAGTAGAAAGAATATTGCTGGTAGGAATACCAAATTTCAGTCCTATAAGATTGAGTAAACGTTGTCATTCatttcagtgaaataaaaaggagaaggagagagtTGAGGAGATAATATACTTTGGTTTTGAATTAAGTTAAATCCCATTTTAAGTAAATTAAGTGCTCATAATGTTGAGTCATTTGGATTTAGGACAAGATTTTTGCTCAGGTGGTAAAGtattcacctgcaatgtaggagacaggacTTCAGGAAGatcttccctgggtcaggaagatcccctggagaagggaatagctacccactccagtattcttgcctgaagaattccatgaacagaggaacctggcaggttatagtccatgggatcgcaaagagttgtacatgactaagagactaacacttttacttctattttttatGGATTTAGCGATCCGTAGCTATTGAAATAGAAATTGATGTGAAAATTGAGGGTGTCATGAATAAAAGAAGGTGAGCAGAAGAGGCAGAGAAGATGATAAGAAGTCAAtagaggagttccctggtggtccagtggttaagaatccacctgccaatgcaggggacaaagttgcaacccctgggccaggaatatcccacatgccgctgagcaactaaacccatgtactgcaactactgagcccacttgcctagagccagtgctctgcaacagaagaaaccaccacaatgaagagtagcccctgctttcagcaactagaaaaagcctgagcagcaacaaggacccagcacagccaaaaataaaatttttaaataaaaaaaagaagtcaatatATCTGTGGATTTAATGGGAAGAGAATGTTTCAAGAAAAATAGATAGTTGGCAATGTGAAATGCTGCAGAAACCAATTAATATGAAGAATGACATTATGACAATTAGGGTATTCTTattgatcatgctgctgctgctgctgctaagtcgcttcagtcgtgtccgactctgtgcgaccccatagacggcagcccaccaggctcccccgtccctgggattctccaggcaagaacactggagtgggttgccattgcctgctccagaCCATCTTCAAAAATGTGGAATTTGAGGATGGGACAGGAAGAAGTCTGACTGTAGTGGGATACTGGTGGGTAAAAGCTAAAAATTTAGGAATTGTAAAATGGAATATCAAGagtggagaaatgaaaataaaaacaacctcCAAGTTGTGTTCCCTATCATTTCTCACTGCTAGTATCTGTGCTTTCACAGTACACAGTATATCACAGTATACATCATAAAAATGGTTATATTAAACTACATTCTCTTCTTGTCTGTAAGACTGTAAAATTCAGAGTTAATATTTTTGATCACAGTTCCATCTACAGTATCAACCAGCGATAGGTGTTCAATAATTCatagttgaatggataaatgaataatgGATGAGTAGATGGGTGGGTGAGTGAACAAATGAACGAGAGAGCCCAGAACTGAATCTTTTTAAGTGAAGAACCTCAAACCTTTGAGAGTTTATATACGGAGAGCAATGAATTAGCAAGGCATGCCTCATATGGATGACTTAGATCTGCCTGGAAATTCCTctcaattttacaaatgagagaaTGGAAGATTAAAGAGGTGAAATAAGTGGtgcagggtcacacagctgagtGCCTGCATTAGAATTAAATACTAAATATGTCTGATGCCAGAGTCCACCTGCTGAACTTCTGAGTAGTACAACCTTCCACCCACTCTAACTAAAGTCCACTCTTCTAAGTGTTTCTAAGTATTTTAAGTAGCCTTGGATTTCGGCTTTCTCCAAGCTTTCAACAAGCTTTCATTAGAAGCCTTTAGGAGGTGAATCTATTTAGGAAGTTGAAAGCTTGCAAAAGCCTATATTATCCCACCTGTGGCTCCTGACCTCTCTAAAGAAGCTTCTCCTTTCCATATCCCATATCTCTTCTGAACAACATGGATCTTCTATTATCCTCTTTAAGAAGGATCAGCTTTTCATCCACAGAGTGCAACTCAACTCAGTTCAAGATGCTGAAAAACTTCAGAGCTGATGTTTGAAAGACAGAATTGTGGTGCTTGAAAGCAACTTTTCATGGAAATAAGGTGTATTTGAACATGTAACAAATGATATATACAAAATGGAGGTTTTGCTTTCTTTGTGCCTTTCATGGTGGTAGCAGGGGTGAACTTTCAAAAAGATACCAAATACTGATATCTGTAAGAACAGCTATCTCAGGAATTCCATGATGGTCCAGAGGTTAGAGCTTGACAATCTCACTGCCAtagcccagggttcaatccctgtttggggaatgaagatcatgcaagccacatggcatagctaaaaaagaaaacaaacaaacaagaaagcacATATATCTGCTTTTAGAGAACTTCTATAGAATTCCATTCCAATCtgctataccccaaaacaaaataaaaaaaattaaagtttgggaaaagaaagaattcaattCCATTATTTAAAATGGGTTTTCTATcaaccagccccagccccagtaaCTAGACTAGCTTCTCTACAACTATCTTAAGACAACTTGTCAGCTGCTTTAATTGACAAAAGTTATTTTCAAATCTCATTCtaaaagaatattcaaaataatattcTAAATGTATGTTTCAAAGTATGCTGTTAAAAATTTGGGGTtttctgctttcaattttttctaTACTAGACCATTTGATGACTAAATTTGACCCCCTTGATAGAAAATACATCAGTGGATTCTTAAGAATCAGGGAAGAATTTATTGCACAGGGTTTGGTAGTGGAGCGATCAAATAACTGTTCTACACTTTGACTATGATGGTAACTGCATTTGTCAAGTTTTGGAGTTTTACTGAATGTAAATtctactttaaataaaaatgacttttttccccttcttttcttaattaatttatttattttaattggaggctaattactttacacacTGTGAATTATGCATGAGCCTTT comes from the Bubalus kerabau isolate K-KA32 ecotype Philippines breed swamp buffalo chromosome 1, PCC_UOA_SB_1v2, whole genome shotgun sequence genome and includes:
- the LOC129641599 gene encoding olfactory receptor 2AP1-like — translated: MKNKTVLTEFILLGLTDVPELQVMVFIFLFLTYLLSIIGNLTMLILTLLDSHLQTPMYFFLQNFSFLEISFTSIFIPRVLISITTGNKSISFAGCFVQYFFAIFLGATEFYLLAAMSYDCYVAICKPLHYTTTMSSKVCTQLVICSWLAGLMVIIPPITLMSQQDFCESNRLNHYFCDYEPLRELSCSDTNLIEKVVFLVASVTLVVTLVLVILAYTSIIRTILKLPSAHQRIKAFSTCSSHLVVISVSYGSCFFIFIKPTAKEVDTFNKRVALLSTSAAPLLNPFIYTLRNQQVKQAFKDTARKLVNLKEFQN